The following coding sequences are from one Spirochaetota bacterium window:
- the rpsF gene encoding 30S ribosomal protein S6 yields the protein MNKYELIIILRPSDKLESLKSKVREILKKNQVVIESDEPWGIRGLAYTIDKSNDGYYEYFIAQINPGSVKDIIAEFRLQPDILRYLFVRLPKLSKTA from the coding sequence ATGAATAAATATGAGTTAATTATTATTTTGCGGCCTTCAGACAAATTAGAATCCCTCAAAAGCAAGGTCCGGGAAATTTTAAAGAAAAATCAGGTGGTGATTGAATCCGATGAACCCTGGGGTATACGAGGTTTAGCGTATACTATCGATAAGTCAAATGATGGGTATTATGAATATTTCATTGCCCAGATAAATCCGGGTTCTGTAAAAGATATCATTGCCGAGTTCAGATTGCAACCTGATATCCTGCGCTATCTTTTTGTCAGGCTTCCAAAACTTAGCAAAACAGCATAA
- a CDS encoding DEAD/DEAH box helicase, translated as MTIEQLIEYLRNYEPFMKQVAAWHTIPAKEAVYAPYPDDIDERIHSVYVKRGIEKLYSHQRAAYDALKRKENIVVVTPTASGKTLCYNLPVLNFMAKHPDARALYIFPTKALSQDQLSELQEIMKLTGLSIKTYTFDGDTPQSARKAIRTAGNIVITNPDMLHSGILPHHTIWVKLFENLQYVVVDEIHTYKGVFGSHFANLIRRLKRICLFYGSSPQFICCSATIANPQELAQKLFEMPFTVIDNNGAPRGKKHFVIYNPPVVDQALGIRASAVKEAAKVGSLCIKNNIPTIIFCRSRLRVEIIATYLKEKCAGYSIAAYRGGYLPNERRQIEKGLREKKIHGVVSTNALELGIDIGMLDCAISVGYPGSIASLQQQSGRAGRRGTDSLAIMVATSSPLDQYIAANPHFVFESNPEMANINPDNLLILMDHIKCAAFEIPFAIDELFTPHHSTTREMLEYLAQKNILKESGGKFHWMSDIYPANDISLRSASQDNVVIVHNDNHAQVIGQIDLPSAPTMIHQDAIYLHQGQQYYIDTLDWDRKIAYCHEVESDYYTDAQEKTDIHVLEEFESKQLSIATVSLGEVNVRTKAIMFKKIKFNTHENIGWGKINLPELEMHSTSVWCSFNDDVLNSMEREEAGEVFLGLSYILRNIAPLYTLSDYADIRVVFENRSHFTNQPTIFIYDSIPGGVGISQRIYQIFGLIAQASKEAIAACNCAQGCPACIGPMITKEGIKQKVITLLETLHNESEGQTQHILH; from the coding sequence ATGACAATAGAACAGCTTATTGAATATTTAAGAAATTACGAACCATTCATGAAGCAGGTAGCTGCATGGCATACTATCCCTGCAAAAGAAGCGGTGTATGCCCCATACCCCGATGACATAGATGAGCGTATACACAGTGTATATGTTAAGCGTGGTATTGAAAAGCTGTACAGCCATCAGCGTGCAGCGTATGATGCCCTTAAGCGGAAAGAAAATATTGTGGTGGTAACACCCACTGCATCAGGAAAAACATTATGTTATAATCTTCCTGTGCTCAATTTCATGGCAAAACACCCCGATGCACGGGCACTGTATATTTTCCCCACAAAAGCTCTGTCGCAGGATCAGCTTTCCGAACTGCAGGAAATCATGAAGCTTACCGGTTTATCAATCAAAACATATACCTTTGATGGCGATACACCACAATCGGCCCGCAAGGCTATACGCACGGCAGGCAATATAGTCATTACCAATCCTGATATGCTGCATTCTGGCATTCTACCGCATCACACCATCTGGGTTAAACTGTTTGAAAATCTCCAGTACGTGGTAGTTGACGAAATCCATACATACAAAGGTGTCTTTGGCAGCCATTTTGCCAATCTCATACGTAGATTAAAACGTATATGCTTGTTTTATGGAAGCTCTCCGCAGTTTATCTGCTGCTCAGCAACTATCGCCAACCCTCAGGAACTTGCCCAGAAGCTTTTTGAAATGCCATTTACTGTTATCGATAACAACGGCGCTCCCCGTGGCAAAAAGCACTTTGTGATATATAATCCACCTGTGGTTGACCAAGCACTGGGAATCAGGGCATCAGCGGTGAAGGAAGCTGCCAAAGTTGGATCACTGTGTATAAAAAATAATATCCCCACAATTATCTTTTGCCGAAGCCGCCTGCGTGTTGAAATTATTGCCACATATTTAAAAGAAAAGTGTGCGGGGTATTCCATTGCAGCTTATCGTGGGGGCTATTTGCCTAATGAGCGCAGACAGATAGAAAAAGGACTGCGTGAAAAAAAGATACACGGGGTTGTATCAACCAATGCACTTGAGTTGGGGATTGATATCGGTATGCTTGATTGTGCAATCTCAGTGGGCTATCCGGGTTCCATTGCGTCACTGCAGCAGCAATCAGGCCGTGCTGGCCGACGTGGAACTGATTCACTGGCAATAATGGTTGCTACAAGTTCGCCGCTTGATCAGTATATCGCTGCCAACCCGCATTTTGTATTTGAAAGCAACCCTGAAATGGCAAACATAAATCCTGACAACCTGCTCATTTTAATGGACCACATTAAGTGTGCTGCATTTGAGATTCCCTTTGCAATTGATGAACTGTTTACTCCGCACCACAGCACCACGCGTGAAATGCTTGAATACTTAGCTCAGAAAAATATACTGAAAGAGTCGGGTGGTAAGTTTCACTGGATGAGCGACATTTATCCGGCTAATGATATTTCGCTGCGCAGTGCTTCACAGGATAATGTGGTGATAGTTCATAACGATAATCATGCGCAGGTTATTGGCCAGATTGACCTTCCCTCAGCGCCAACCATGATACACCAGGATGCCATCTACCTGCATCAAGGGCAACAGTATTATATCGATACATTAGACTGGGACCGCAAGATAGCCTATTGCCACGAAGTGGAATCCGATTACTATACCGATGCACAAGAAAAAACCGATATCCACGTGCTGGAAGAATTTGAATCAAAGCAGCTTTCTATTGCAACCGTAAGCTTAGGTGAAGTAAACGTACGTACCAAAGCTATCATGTTTAAAAAGATTAAATTTAACACACATGAAAATATCGGCTGGGGCAAGATTAATCTTCCGGAACTAGAAATGCATTCAACGTCAGTGTGGTGCAGCTTCAATGATGACGTACTGAATTCTATGGAACGTGAAGAGGCTGGCGAAGTATTTTTAGGACTATCATACATTTTGCGAAATATTGCACCACTGTATACACTTTCAGACTACGCTGACATCCGCGTTGTATTTGAAAACCGTTCGCACTTTACAAATCAGCCAACAATATTTATTTATGATTCGATCCCCGGTGGCGTTGGCATTTCCCAGAGGATTTACCAGATATTCGGGCTGATAGCACAGGCGTCAAAAGAAGCAATAGCTGCCTGCAATTGTGCGCAGGGCTGCCCTGCCTGCATTGGGCCTATGATAACAAAAGAAGGCATTAAGCAAAAAGTAATTACACTCTTAGAAACATTGCACAATGAATCTGAAGGACAAACTCAACATATATTACACTGA
- a CDS encoding single-stranded DNA-binding protein: MAGDLNKVILVGRVVRDPELRYTPGGSAVVSFSVANNRIYLKNNEKQEVVSFFNCVAWGKLAETVANYCKKGQQLAIEGRLQQRSWQDKDGNKRSTVEIVAESMQFLGSKPQVDSQVAVEPDEPVDITTDQPFSDDEIPF, from the coding sequence ATGGCTGGTGATTTAAATAAGGTAATACTTGTTGGAAGAGTGGTAAGGGATCCGGAATTGCGATATACTCCGGGTGGATCTGCTGTTGTTTCCTTTTCAGTGGCTAATAACAGAATTTACTTAAAGAACAATGAAAAGCAGGAAGTGGTTTCGTTTTTCAACTGCGTTGCATGGGGAAAATTAGCTGAAACTGTTGCCAACTACTGTAAAAAAGGTCAACAACTAGCAATAGAAGGAAGATTGCAGCAACGTTCATGGCAGGATAAAGATGGTAATAAACGCTCAACCGTTGAAATAGTTGCTGAATCAATGCAGTTTTTAGGCAGCAAGCCCCAGGTTGATTCGCAGGTTGCTGTTGAACCCGATGAACCAGTTGATATTACTACCGATCAGCCATTTTCTGATGATGAGATACCATTTTAA
- a CDS encoding class I SAM-dependent methyltransferase: MKSYHYLAPYYDYMLKHVDYTTWYHYLRMVMCKYIHNPRTVLELGCGTGKFGPKFSMDDYEIYGMDKSLEMLKIAKLRAYKHYHVFCGDITCFALSKTIDFIFSVHDTFNYILDYNDFLNALRCVRFCMGNESIFLFDLTTEYNIMNNFHNKLITFTVKGTDIKWHNEYDAHSKILYSKLTFTTHTNTVVEEHLQRIYTVDEVIPLIEKSGLAIIDIVGDYTLKPPHEETIMVNFITKRAR; this comes from the coding sequence ATGAAATCATACCATTACCTAGCACCATATTATGACTATATGCTCAAACATGTAGATTACACAACATGGTACCATTACTTGCGAATGGTAATGTGCAAATATATTCACAATCCACGCACAGTACTTGAGCTTGGATGTGGTACCGGAAAATTTGGACCAAAATTTTCAATGGATGATTACGAAATCTATGGTATGGATAAATCTCTGGAAATGCTAAAAATTGCAAAACTGAGAGCATACAAACATTATCATGTGTTTTGCGGTGATATAACATGTTTTGCACTATCAAAAACAATTGATTTTATATTTTCGGTACACGATACATTCAACTATATTCTTGATTACAATGATTTTTTGAATGCATTACGTTGTGTTCGCTTCTGCATGGGTAATGAAAGCATTTTCCTGTTTGACCTTACTACAGAATATAATATTATGAATAATTTCCACAATAAGCTCATCACCTTTACTGTCAAAGGGACAGATATCAAGTGGCATAATGAATACGATGCACATTCAAAAATATTATATTCAAAGTTGACGTTTACTACACATACCAATACAGTGGTAGAAGAGCATCTTCAGCGCATATATACTGTCGATGAAGTTATACCACTCATTGAAAAAAGTGGCCTTGCAATAATTGATATCGTAGGGGATTATACACTGAAGCCACCACATGAAGAAACAATTATGGTTAACTTTATTACTAAACGGGCACGGTGA
- a CDS encoding phosphatidylglycerol lysyltransferase domain-containing protein yields the protein MALKEYSLELSHKNILQPLLQKVKVPISEYSFANLYLFRSVHNYTLIEADCIALQGITYDGKKYIMPVMPLDEHYAEKLIALLQPDMYIFPIHDSWLHFFTEKGFTYHYNDADSDYVYTKEKLATYSGKKLHSKKNLLNQFTAQYSVEVLPLTKEKINDALFVLEEWKKTNSSIADVAACVEACMLLDELSLCGSVYYVDAKPAAFIIGEAITDDMFAIHFAKAITSYKGIYQYLYNHCAKALPAQYKYFNFEQDLGLEPLRFAKRSYQPDMIIPKYRVGAKQL from the coding sequence ATGGCATTGAAAGAATATTCGTTAGAGCTATCGCATAAAAATATTTTGCAGCCGTTACTACAAAAGGTAAAAGTACCAATATCAGAATATTCATTTGCTAATTTGTATCTTTTTCGTTCAGTGCACAATTACACATTAATAGAAGCTGATTGTATTGCATTACAAGGTATTACATATGATGGCAAAAAATACATCATGCCGGTGATGCCGCTTGATGAACACTATGCTGAAAAACTGATAGCACTTTTGCAACCCGATATGTATATATTCCCTATACACGATAGCTGGCTGCATTTCTTTACTGAAAAAGGCTTTACCTATCATTATAATGATGCTGATTCTGATTATGTGTACACCAAAGAAAAATTGGCAACATACTCTGGAAAAAAGCTGCACAGCAAAAAGAACCTTCTTAATCAGTTTACCGCGCAGTACAGTGTTGAAGTGCTTCCCCTAACAAAAGAAAAAATTAACGATGCACTTTTTGTACTTGAAGAATGGAAGAAAACCAATAGCAGTATTGCTGATGTAGCCGCATGTGTCGAAGCATGTATGCTGCTTGATGAATTATCGCTATGTGGGAGCGTGTATTATGTTGACGCAAAGCCCGCAGCCTTTATCATTGGCGAAGCAATCACTGATGATATGTTTGCCATTCATTTTGCAAAAGCAATTACATCCTATAAAGGTATTTATCAGTACCTTTACAACCACTGTGCTAAAGCCTTGCCAGCGCAGTATAAGTACTTTAATTTTGAGCAAGATTTAGGACTTGAACCGCTACGATTTGCAAAGCGTTCATATCAGCCCGATATGATAATACCTAAATACCGTGTGGGTGCAAAACAATTATGA
- the rpsR gene encoding 30S ribosomal protein S18 encodes MQRIPKFKKKVCRFCEDPNLAIDYKNPDLLVRFITDRGKILPRRITGTCAKHQRHLARAIKRARIIALLPFVVK; translated from the coding sequence GTGCAACGGATACCAAAATTCAAGAAAAAAGTATGCCGTTTTTGTGAAGACCCAAATCTGGCTATTGATTATAAAAATCCGGATTTATTGGTCAGGTTTATTACTGACAGGGGGAAAATACTTCCCCGGCGCATTACCGGCACCTGTGCAAAGCATCAGCGCCATTTAGCACGTGCAATCAAGCGAGCGCGTATAATTGCATTGCTGCCATTTGTAGTAAAATAA
- the rplI gene encoding 50S ribosomal protein L9, which produces MKVILQKDIPNLGEAGDVKEVAEGYARNYLLPKKLVIPYNESSAKAIEHQKKLVKIKKEKRKKEGQKLVEALSNVALTIGAQVGEEDKLFGSVTALDIAEKLSQMGYTIDKRKIVLPEPIKKAGEHEVKIKLEEGLSATIKVTVVKE; this is translated from the coding sequence ATGAAGGTTATATTACAGAAAGACATTCCAAATCTGGGTGAAGCAGGCGATGTAAAAGAAGTTGCAGAAGGATATGCACGTAATTATCTTCTGCCCAAAAAGCTTGTAATACCGTATAATGAATCAAGTGCAAAAGCAATAGAACATCAGAAAAAGCTTGTAAAAATAAAGAAGGAAAAACGGAAAAAAGAAGGCCAAAAGCTTGTAGAAGCGTTGTCCAATGTTGCACTCACAATTGGTGCTCAGGTGGGTGAAGAGGACAAGCTCTTTGGTTCGGTAACAGCTCTTGATATAGCTGAAAAGTTATCCCAAATGGGGTACACAATTGACAAAAGAAAAATAGTACTGCCTGAACCAATTAAAAAAGCAGGCGAGCATGAGGTAAAGATAAAATTAGAGGAAGGGCTGTCCGCAACCATTAAGGTTACTGTGGTGAAGGAGTAA
- a CDS encoding YybS family protein encodes MELLLHFILGIALSVIIAILVYRLQSQIGAVALIIITVALYIGLSYLISEMVGIQFIIAGAVFGYAAKQFSFQRYFIISVLLLWFSLLVVYYLQYYMKGVDVVADNQKLIQQMIEGSSLGAAEKSVMLQQLSDFVPTMRILMPFSYFFSAIVISLFVYALVYAFFIRFKFLQNSDSRFSFFRVNEWVVFLLIVSWAAVLFGSHTHVIWAIALNIGLILCVLYTIQGLSIISYYFEKKQWPKLYGILLLFVATLLGFQVLFFIITMLMGLGIIDFWMNFRKIV; translated from the coding sequence GTGGAACTGCTGCTTCATTTTATACTGGGTATAGCGTTAAGTGTAATTATAGCTATTCTGGTGTACAGGCTGCAATCACAAATAGGTGCAGTAGCTCTTATTATCATTACGGTAGCTCTCTATATAGGTCTATCGTACCTTATAAGTGAAATGGTAGGCATTCAATTTATTATTGCTGGTGCGGTGTTTGGGTATGCAGCAAAACAATTTTCATTTCAGCGGTATTTTATAATCAGTGTATTGTTGCTTTGGTTTTCGCTTCTAGTTGTCTACTATCTCCAGTATTATATGAAAGGAGTTGATGTAGTAGCTGATAACCAAAAGTTGATTCAACAGATGATAGAGGGGTCATCGCTGGGAGCAGCAGAAAAGTCAGTAATGTTGCAACAACTCAGTGACTTTGTTCCAACAATGCGCATTCTTATGCCATTTTCTTATTTTTTCAGTGCAATTGTTATTTCGCTTTTTGTATATGCGCTTGTGTATGCGTTTTTTATACGGTTTAAGTTTTTGCAAAATTCTGATAGCAGGTTTTCTTTCTTCCGTGTTAATGAATGGGTTGTGTTTTTGCTCATTGTAAGTTGGGCAGCTGTGTTGTTTGGCAGCCATACCCATGTAATCTGGGCGATAGCTCTTAATATTGGCCTTATCCTGTGTGTGCTGTATACCATTCAGGGACTGTCGATAATAAGTTATTATTTTGAAAAAAAACAATGGCCAAAGCTGTATGGCATACTACTATTATTTGTAGCAACGTTATTGGGGTTTCAGGTGCTTTTTTTTATAATTACGATGCTCATGGGTTTGGGCATCATTGATTTTTGGATGAATTTCAGAAAGATTGTTTAA
- a CDS encoding methyltransferase domain-containing protein produces the protein MKTLKKRKEEFITRLHKNKIPKRIVDAFAAVNQEDFFDEIYEDRLYGFEPIPIGRGETSDEPLILAKMIHYCGIKKDFHVLEIGTGSGYSTAILAQLAKSVTTIEIDEELAVLAKQRFKKAGLSNVRIFSGDGTDIDESLGLFDSAIILAGCRKRPLLLLHVMKPDSMMVFPMGPAHQQQIALMLNHRDDNVEGLYPVVFKEFCSFMPIIGIYG, from the coding sequence ATGAAAACACTCAAAAAAAGAAAAGAAGAATTTATTACACGTTTACACAAAAATAAAATTCCAAAAAGAATTGTTGATGCATTTGCTGCTGTAAATCAGGAAGATTTTTTTGATGAAATTTATGAGGACAGATTATACGGATTTGAGCCAATTCCTATTGGCAGAGGCGAAACAAGTGATGAGCCGCTGATACTTGCAAAGATGATTCATTATTGTGGCATAAAGAAAGATTTTCACGTACTTGAGATTGGTACTGGATCAGGCTATTCAACAGCAATACTTGCACAACTGGCAAAGAGCGTGACAACTATAGAAATTGATGAAGAATTAGCTGTGCTTGCAAAACAGCGGTTTAAAAAAGCTGGATTATCAAATGTTCGTATTTTTTCTGGTGATGGTACTGATATTGACGAATCGTTAGGTCTTTTTGATAGCGCAATTATTTTGGCTGGTTGCCGTAAACGGCCTCTTTTATTATTGCATGTTATGAAGCCTGACAGCATGATGGTATTTCCTATGGGTCCTGCACATCAACAGCAGATAGCACTTATGCTTAATCATAGGGATGACAATGTTGAAGGGCTGTATCCGGTAGTGTTTAAGGAGTTTTGCAGCTTTATGCCAATCATTGGCATTTATGGCTGA
- a CDS encoding ABC transporter permease → MNGTDITLPRTVIQFFESVGKHTLFFADTVKWIFKPPFDAKNILTQMLEIGYKSLPVTCITLFFTGMVMALQIGKAMDSLMSGSSVFIGSAVSIAMFRELCPVLTALLLSGRVGSAIAAEIGTMRVTEQIDALITLDANPVQYLSVPRFIACLVMTPVLVVITDVVGSLGGAFVAYFSLGITIDKYVENVFNYLRVMDFLTGLFKSVFFGIEIAIIACYQGFNTFGGAEGVGRSTIRAVVASSMTILISDYFLTYLLQFIE, encoded by the coding sequence ATGAACGGCACAGATATAACACTACCACGTACAGTTATACAGTTTTTTGAATCAGTAGGTAAGCATACATTGTTTTTTGCTGATACTGTTAAGTGGATTTTCAAACCTCCCTTTGATGCAAAAAATATTTTGACGCAAATGCTTGAAATTGGGTATAAGTCGTTGCCGGTAACATGTATCACGCTTTTTTTCACCGGAATGGTTATGGCTTTGCAGATAGGCAAAGCCATGGATTCGCTTATGTCGGGTTCTTCGGTATTTATTGGCAGTGCGGTGTCAATTGCAATGTTCAGAGAATTGTGCCCGGTGCTCACCGCGCTTCTTTTGTCTGGGAGAGTTGGTTCGGCAATTGCTGCTGAAATTGGTACTATGCGTGTCACTGAACAGATTGATGCACTTATTACACTTGATGCTAATCCTGTGCAATATTTGTCGGTGCCGCGATTCATTGCCTGTCTTGTGATGACGCCGGTGCTTGTTGTCATCACGGATGTTGTTGGATCACTGGGTGGAGCATTTGTTGCCTACTTTAGCTTAGGTATAACTATCGACAAATATGTAGAAAATGTGTTTAACTATTTAAGGGTTATGGACTTTTTAACAGGGCTTTTCAAGTCAGTATTTTTTGGCATTGAAATTGCAATCATTGCCTGTTATCAGGGATTCAACACATTTGGTGGTGCTGAAGGTGTTGGCAGGTCCACTATACGAGCGGTAGTTGCATCATCAATGACTATACTTATTTCGGATTATTTCTTGACCTATCTTTTGCAATTTATTGAGTAG
- a CDS encoding ribonuclease H-like domain-containing protein, with product MNLKDKLNIYYTDKGAPVTDSSWIKDAGGIVIATPLGDTITFVKNYNASSLHIDTYHADLTDYCNMHHVENVHLDQCVFFDIETTSLTSGTGNYAFLIGLGYFSGDTFTVEQIFMRQYSEEPAVLYHCAEILNKFKTIVTFNGKTFDIPIIKNRYRLNRIQGFPVSMPVIDLLKPARAIFKSIYASCSLKSLEELLLGITRTDDIPGYQIPDVYFTYQKTGFDPRLPAVIEHNRIDITSMVLLLVFFNSLYQLIHTKKFDQVPAHLYKNIARHLYSRNIQLFVELIEYAGHALLDNDHSLFKKYSTSLKRLGHIDRALTFWETNINLFSLEELAKHYEHRVKDYTKALEYCNWAIAHSTTLTGNQQLIERYNARFTHRINRLKRKIQ from the coding sequence ATGAATCTGAAGGACAAACTCAACATATATTACACTGACAAAGGTGCACCTGTAACCGATAGCTCCTGGATAAAAGACGCTGGCGGAATTGTGATTGCCACACCGTTAGGTGATACCATTACGTTTGTTAAAAATTATAACGCCTCATCATTACATATCGATACATACCATGCTGACCTTACAGATTACTGTAACATGCATCACGTTGAAAACGTTCACCTAGACCAGTGTGTGTTTTTTGATATTGAAACGACATCGCTCACAAGCGGTACCGGAAACTACGCATTCCTGATTGGCCTGGGATATTTTAGCGGCGATACGTTTACTGTTGAACAAATCTTCATGCGCCAGTACAGCGAAGAGCCTGCAGTACTGTACCACTGCGCTGAAATACTCAACAAATTTAAAACCATTGTGACATTTAATGGCAAAACCTTTGATATCCCAATTATAAAAAATCGCTACAGGCTCAACCGCATACAGGGCTTTCCTGTCTCCATGCCTGTAATTGACCTTCTTAAACCTGCACGTGCAATCTTTAAATCAATCTATGCAAGCTGTTCATTAAAATCACTTGAAGAGCTTTTACTTGGAATTACCCGCACTGATGATATACCAGGCTATCAGATTCCTGATGTGTATTTTACCTATCAAAAGACAGGTTTTGACCCCAGATTGCCAGCTGTTATCGAACACAACCGGATAGATATCACCTCAATGGTTTTGCTACTTGTGTTTTTTAACTCACTGTACCAACTCATTCATACAAAAAAATTTGATCAGGTCCCTGCCCATCTGTATAAAAATATTGCAAGGCACCTTTACTCGCGCAATATTCAATTATTTGTAGAACTCATTGAGTACGCCGGGCATGCACTGTTAGACAATGACCATTCACTGTTTAAAAAATATTCCACTTCATTAAAGCGCCTAGGGCATATTGACAGAGCACTTACATTTTGGGAAACCAATATTAATCTTTTTTCACTTGAGGAATTAGCAAAACACTATGAGCATAGAGTGAAAGATTATACAAAAGCACTGGAATATTGTAATTGGGCGATAGCACATAGCACTACACTCACAGGCAACCAGCAACTCATTGAACGATACAATGCCAGATTCACTCACAGAATTAATCGTTTGAAAAGAAAAATACAATGA
- the dnaB gene encoding replicative DNA helicase, translating to MLDVSMPPHDVEAEAACLSSILLSKDALLKVIEILQVEDFYVDAHRMIYEAIRELEIKAIPIDLITIKQRLIDKKQFEKVGGDSTLVNIYRTVSTSANAEFYANRVKELSLRRKLIETCTAIAEKSYDTTLDTKVLLDDAEKDIFLITQRRITSDFESLANVLKQTLEDIGHMYETKRPVTGIASGFTDLDAMLTGFHESELIIIAARPSMGKTALALNIANHVALREKQPTLFFSLEMPATQLATRILCIESMIDMQHVRTGQISSDQLRKLIDVSGRLEKSPLYIDDTPGLSIFELRAKARRFAQKQKVGLIVVDYLQLIVSNSRLERHQQIAEISNALKQLARELSVPVIALSQLSRAVESRTDQKPQLSDLRESGAIEQDADVVLFIYREEKVKKETERIGIADIIVAKQRNGPTGTIELRFWDKYMKFGNIEKFREE from the coding sequence ATGCTTGATGTTAGCATGCCACCTCATGATGTTGAGGCCGAAGCTGCGTGCTTATCGTCAATACTATTAAGCAAAGATGCGTTATTAAAGGTTATTGAAATCCTCCAGGTGGAGGATTTCTACGTTGATGCGCATCGTATGATTTATGAAGCAATACGGGAACTGGAGATCAAAGCTATACCTATTGACCTTATAACTATCAAGCAGCGGCTGATTGATAAAAAGCAATTTGAAAAGGTTGGTGGTGACTCCACGCTGGTCAACATATACCGCACAGTTTCAACTTCAGCAAATGCCGAGTTCTATGCAAACAGGGTCAAGGAATTGAGCCTGCGGCGAAAGCTCATAGAAACATGCACAGCAATAGCCGAAAAATCCTACGATACCACACTGGATACAAAGGTACTTCTTGATGATGCAGAGAAGGATATATTTCTTATTACTCAGCGTAGGATAACAAGCGATTTTGAGAGCCTGGCAAATGTCTTAAAACAAACGCTTGAAGACATAGGCCACATGTATGAAACAAAAAGACCTGTTACTGGTATTGCAAGTGGGTTTACCGACCTCGATGCAATGCTTACAGGATTTCATGAATCAGAGCTTATAATCATTGCAGCTCGCCCATCAATGGGAAAAACTGCACTTGCTTTAAATATTGCCAACCACGTTGCCCTGCGTGAAAAACAGCCAACGCTGTTCTTTTCGCTTGAAATGCCAGCTACACAACTTGCCACTCGTATATTGTGTATTGAATCAATGATTGATATGCAGCATGTGCGTACAGGGCAGATAAGCAGTGACCAATTGCGTAAGCTCATCGATGTTTCTGGCAGGCTTGAAAAATCTCCACTGTATATTGATGATACCCCTGGCCTTAGTATATTTGAGCTCAGGGCAAAAGCACGGCGATTTGCGCAAAAGCAGAAAGTTGGGCTGATAGTTGTTGATTATCTCCAGCTTATAGTTTCTAACAGCAGGTTGGAGCGCCATCAGCAAATAGCTGAAATCAGTAATGCATTGAAGCAACTTGCCCGAGAGCTATCGGTTCCGGTAATAGCATTGTCGCAGCTGTCACGCGCGGTTGAATCACGTACTGACCAAAAGCCGCAGTTGTCCGATCTGCGTGAATCAGGCGCAATAGAACAGGATGCCGATGTGGTACTATTTATATACCGTGAGGAAAAAGTAAAAAAGGAAACCGAACGCATTGGCATTGCTGATATTATTGTTGCAAAACAGCGTAATGGTCCAACAGGTACCATTGAACTTAGATTTTGGGATAAGTACATGAAGTTTGGCAATATTGAAAAATTCCGTGAAGAATAG